The proteins below come from a single Candidozyma auris chromosome 3, complete sequence genomic window:
- a CDS encoding glucose-induced degradation complex subunit FYV10, which produces MSEPTVNFNVQTRQVQFAVPAELIKKNLKTIQKLVEKSKKQITEEVSNIKRNPNLIASEKLATIRRLIKNLELYQKKLKQAIELDENYRARLTTRAKHLNELRTMTVNYSTANGTSQEEGDDKLLDLHSEKLINWYRCETNLLIIDYLLKSNTRKDLNLGSELMRSLAPTFQYDVTKLIDYDVYESFNKLFLSINMDHDLELISAWYNENKNALKKLGSNLQFEIHHCKYLSMFESEKLSEAIAYHKTYLAPYGNPTNYQEDNLINYEKNVERLTAAGSPLMYVSMKFDGYQINRGEASVDEESLAKYKRYYHKRTEERWRGLSKCFTEDFTKIYGIPRTYPLLVLLSAGLSSLKTKSCYCNDENSIFQTDQKEKLEITNWRDLSLRGPNYYYKLLRKINQCPVCSPELFHLSSNLPYAQLLTSILNNPFKLPNGNIYPFEKLVNPSKKMLAATKSRGPELFRDNQLMDPLTHEVFSIDDCVRVFPA; this is translated from the coding sequence ATGAGTGAGCCGACGGTAAACTTCAACGTACAAACTCGACAGGTTCAGTTTGCTGTTCCTGCcgaattgatcaagaagaatctcaagACAATTCAGAAActtgtggagaagctgaagaaacaGATCACGGAGGAAGTGAGCAATATAAAAAGGAACCCGAACCTCATTGCAAGTGAGAAGCTAGCCACTATTCGAAGGCTCATAAAGAATCTCGAGTTGtaccaaaagaaactcaaacaGGCAattgaacttgatgaaaaCTATCGAGCTAGGCTAACCACGAGAGCCAAGCATTTGAACGAACTAAGGACTATGACAGTCAATTACTCCACCGCAAATGGCACAAGCCAAGAGGAAGGCGACGATAAGCTCCTAGATTTACACAgcgagaagctcatcaattGGTATAGGTGTGAAACGAATCTATTAATAATCGACTACTTATTGAAGTCCAATACGAGGAAGGACCTAAATTTGGGAAGCGAGCTCATGAGGAGTCTAGCGCCCACATTCCAGTATGATGTTACGAAACTCATTGATTACGACGTTTATGAAAGTTTTAATAAGTTGTTCTTGTCGATCAATATGGACCACGATCTAGAGCTCATATCCGCATGGTATAACGAGAACAAGAacgctttgaagaagctcggTTCTAATCTCCAGTTTGAGATTCATCATTGCAAATATCTATCCATGTTTGAGAGTGAGAAACTCTCCGAAGCTATCGCATACCACAAGACATATCTTGCCCCCTATGGAAACCCGACGAATTACCAAGAAGATAACCTCATCAACTATGAGAAGAATGTTGAACGTCTCACTGCGGCTGGCTCACCGCTAATGTATGTGTCAATGAAATTTGACGGATACCAAATAAATCGCGGAGAAGCAAGTGTGGACGAGGAGCTGCTAGCAAAGTACAAGAGATACTATCATAAGAGGACAGAAGAACGTTGGAGAGGCCTCTCAAAGTGCTTCACGGAAGACTTCACCAAAATTTATGGCATACCCAGGACTTACCCACTTTTGGTGCTACTATCCGCTGGCCTTTCCAGTCTCAAAACCAAGTCCTGCTACTGTAATGATGAGAATTCCATTTTTCAGACAGACcaaaaggagaagttggaaatCACTAACTGGCGAGATTTATCACTTCGTGGACCTAATTACTACTATAAGTTGTTGAGGAAGATAAATCAGTGTCCAGTGTGCTCGCCAGAGCTTTTTCATTTGAGTCTGAATCTACCGTATGCCCAGTTGCTCACAAGCATCTTGAACAATCCTTTCAAGCTCCCAAACGGAAATATTTATCCATTTGAAAAGCTAGTAAATCCATCCAAAAAAATGCTAGCTGCAACAAAATCCCGTGGACCCGAGTTGTTCAGAGATAATCAGCTCATGGATCCTCTTACGCATGAGGTATTCCTGATAGATGACTGCGTTAGAGTTTTCCCAGCATAA
- a CDS encoding 25S rRNA (uracil2634-N3)-methyltransferase, with protein MAKKPKNKQVVGKGLKGALQHHFLNEQLKYKRSQAAKEAGNKIAEKEKSIKSGKSKGAKKQHHSVKSLIPFASHETLLLVGEGDFSFALSIVKNSLIDPQNLIATSFDSEEEVIAKYPNARDNIDFLRGSGVNVFHSIDATDIPLTMKIVNNNRRRTGIKLFKPYKKLNHVMFNFPHTGRGMKDVDRNIRDHQKLVLNYFKSAHELLSVVNEAATNDLGGYGKTQNETKSDVIISLFEGEPYISWGVKALAKSASLTVNRSGKLEWEAFPGYHHKRTNGIRDTTKPAAERDARIYVFDMRTSLSFDKREKVKSKAKNESDSEDD; from the coding sequence ATGGCCAAAAAACCTAAAAACAAACAAGTTGTGGGGAAGGGCCTCAAAGGTGCCCTTCAACATCATTTTCTCAATGAGCAATTGAAGTACAAGCGGCTGCAAGCTGCGAAAGAGGCTGGTAACAAGATAGCTGAAAAGGAGAAGTCAATTAAGAGCGGTAAAAGCAAAGGCGCAAAGAAACAACACCACAGTGTCAAGTCGCTTATTCCGTTTGCCAGCCATGAGACTTTGCTCTTGGTTGGTGAGGGCGATTTCTCATTTGCACTTTCTATAGTCAAAAATCTGCTAATAGATCCCCAGAACTTGATAGCTACTAGCTTTGactctgaagaagaagttaTCGCCAAGTATCCCAACGCGAGAGACAATATAGACTTTTTAAGAGGGTCTGGCGTCAATGTCTTTCATCTGATTGACGCCACGGACATCCCTTTAACGATGAAAATTGTCAATAATAACCGCAGAAGGACGGGtatcaagctcttcaaacCCTACAAGAAACTCAATCACGTTATGTTTAACTTCCCTCATACGGGAAGAGGGATGAAGGATGTCGATAGGAACATCAGAGATCATCAAAAGTTGGTTCTTAACTACTTCAAGAGCGCCCATGAACTACTATCGGTGGTGAATGAAGCTGCAACAAACGACCTTGGTGGATACGGGAAAACTCAGAACGAAACGAAATCCGATGTCATCATCTCGCTATTTGAAGGTGAGCCGTATATTTCATGGGGAGTCAAAGCTCTTGCGAAGAGTGCAAGTTTGACGGTGAATCGCTCAGGTAAGCTTGAGTGGGAGGCATTTCCAGGTTATCATCATAAGCGTACCAACGGCATACGAGATACAACCAAACCAGCAGCTGAACGTGACGCCCGAATCTATGTATTTGATATGCGAACCTCTTTATCCTTCGACAAGAGAGAAAAGGTCAAATCCAAAGCCAAAAATGAGAGCGATAGTGAGGATGATTAA
- the UBP1 gene encoding ubiquitin-specific protease UBP1 has protein sequence MSESIRFVLTLTVLLCIVTPLLAIDKLPYQHFIESYIPGKVSLLSSFAKRNKGATTAIAIVLASVAIFYPLAFNVPQLLHKVFSSMNSNYRFLSSSGFGSRFGGSSTSSNSREARFAMKNGGELGGISNDGNTCFMNSVIQSLASSKQLVQFIERNVNAEASLMLEAGGMSAARMGSFKTNLTFTRALKKLLSDVNGAYGSRGKEFSTKPLLHKMPNGPKQNFFTGYNQEDAQEFYQLVMRIVEKEYKSISTSREGTPEPESASEQKEKPIKFIDASNLANLPSGCDELGRLGKVFVPAHQVDPNIPDNEKKVLPLELVTPVDGVSAERIGCLTCGEVGGIRYSVLSGLSLNLPYNANHYSSLTLHQLLNEWSKPERIDEVNCNRCGLIQTKEFLLSNLEGSSNERLISDFKKRIEEIDSELAKDHIADEIFERLTTKSMIRKTTKTKQALLSRPPPLLCIHINRSVFDPRTYMIVKNSKAVSFPLKLDLNPYVAEPSDINMDARLPFRKQDASLEANGKTGANGIVEDDDIELMNIPSEQPIDTIKGNPDLLYNLKAVISHYGTHNYGHYICYRKYRGTWWRISDESVYVANEHEVLNSQGTFMLFYEWDDKVPEVLQQLDDEPSEKDKASSIIDGDSKDDEMDGESNDRESSSSSSSEEDNNNDVMDEISADDSNSHESVSGESFEKNSQQNKDSLVSQDQPYRLGEERAFHV, from the coding sequence ATGAGCGAGAGTATTCGATTTGTGTTAACTTTAACTGTTTTACTTTGTATCGTCACTCCGCTTCTAGCCATCGACAAGTTGCCTTACCAACACTTTATTGAGAGCTACATTCCCGGGAAAGTCTCCCTCTTGTCCTCGTTTgccaaaagaaacaaaggTGCCACCACCGCTATCGCCATAGTTCTAGCCTCGGTTGCTATATTCTACCCACTTGCATTCAACGTCCCACAACTATTACACAAAGTATTCAGCTCCATGAACTCCAATTACAGATTCCTTTCGTCCAGCGGTTTTGGCTCCCGCTTTGGTGGCTCTAGCACGTCTTCCAACTCTAGGGAGGCTCGCTTCGCCATGAAGAACGGAGGAGAATTGGGAGGCATCAGTAACGACGGCAACACCTGCTTTATGAATTCTGTGATTCAATCCTTAGCATCCTCAAAACAGCTTGTGCAATTCATTGAAAGAAACGTAAATGCTGAAGCTCTGCTTATGCTCGAAGCTGGTGGTATGTCCGCCGCTAGAATGGGCTCTTTCAAGACAAACCTAACATTCACTAGAGCGCTCAAAAAATTGCTCAGTGATGTCAACGGAGCATACGGCTCTAGGGGCAAGGAATTCAGCACGAAGCCTTTACTTCACAAGATGCCTAATGGCCCTAAGcaaaacttcttcacagGATACAACCAAGAGGATGCACAAGAGTTCTACCAGCTTGTCATGAGAATTGTCGAGAAAGAATATAAGAGTATCTCCACATCTAGAGAAGGTACCCCAGAACCCGAATCAGCATCGGaacagaaagagaagccaATCAAGTTTATTGATGCGagcaacttggccaacttaCCCTCAGGCTGTGATGAGCTCGGTAGACTCGGAAAGGTATTTGTTCCCGCACATCAAGTGGACCCTAATATTCCCGacaatgaaaagaaagtgcttcctcttgaacttgttaCTCCTGTGGATGGTGTGTCTGCCGAACGTATTGGTTGTCTCACCTGTGGAGAGGTAGGCGGTATACGTTATTCAGTCCTCAGTGGTTTGAGTTTAAACTTGCCTTATAATGCCAATCATTACAGCAGTCTCACTTTGCATCAGCTTCTCAATGAATGGAGCAAACCAGAGAGAATCGATGAGGTTAACTGTAATAGATGTGGTTTGATTCAAACCAAAGAATTTCTTTTGAGCAATCTTGAAGGTAGTTCGAATGAGCGATTAATCTccgacttcaagaagagaattgaagagatAGATTCTGAATTGGCGAAGGATCATATTGCtgatgagatttttgagCGTCTCACCACCAAGAGCATGATCAGAAAGACGACGAAAACTAAgcaagctcttttgagcCGCCCTCcgcctcttctttgcattcaCATAAACAGATCTGTGTTCGACCCTCGCACTTATATGATCGTCAAAAATTCAAAGGCCGTAAGCTTCCCATTGAAGCTTGACCTTAATCCGTATGTGGCAGAGCCCAGTGATATAAATATGGATGCCAGACTTCCTTTTAGAAAGCAAGATGCTTCATTGGAGGCAAACGGCAAGACGGGAGCAAATGGCATAGTcgaggatgatgatatTGAGTTAATGAATATCCCCTCAGAACAGCCAATCGACACCATTAAAGGTAACCCAGATCTCCTTTACAATCTAAAAGCCGTCATATCGCATTATGGCACACACAACTATGGTCACTACATTTGTTACAGAAAATACCGTGGCACTTGGTGGAGGATTAGTGATGAGTCTGTTTATGTTGCTAATGAACATGAAGTTTTGAACTCTCAAGGCACTTTCATGTTGTTCTACGAGTGGGACGATAAGGTGCCTGAAGTTTTGCAACAGCTTGACGACGAACCATCAGAAAAAGATAAAGCGTCTTCCATCATTGATGGCGACTCCAAAGATGACGAAATGGATGGAGAATCCAATGATAGAGAAAGCTCGCTGCTGTCATCGTCCGAAGAAGATAATAATAATGACGTGATGGACGAAATCAGTGCAGATGATTCGAATTCCCATGAATCAGTCAGTGGCGAGagctttgaaaaaaattcacAGCAAAACAAGGATTCTTTAGTCTCACAAGACCAACCATACCGTCTAGGTGAGGAGAGAGCATTCCATGTGTAA